Within the Nitrospiria bacterium genome, the region GCTGCGGCAGGAAGTGAAGCCCTACAACATCCGCACAACGGTGATCTCACCGGGTGCGCTGGCCACGGAGCTGCCGAACAGCATTACCGAGCCGGACGTCGCCGAGAATGTCCGCAAGTTTGTTCAGGAGGTTGCGCTTCCCGCCGAATCGTTTGCGCGGGCGGTAGCGTTCGCCATGAGCCAGCCGGAGGATATGGACGTGAACGAGATCATGTTCCGGCCCACGCGCCAGGAGCTATAAGGTCCCCTAAGAGCATTGACGTAAAAAACAGGAATCTAACAACAAAGAAGGAGATACACATGGCAAACAGCAGCGAACATAAAGCGACGGATGACTTAAAGGCTATAGCGCCGGAATTTGCGAAACTGACACAAGACTTTCTTTTCGGTGATATTTGGAAACGTCCCGGACTCTCGCAGCGCGATAAAAGCTTAATTACGGTCACATGCTTGGTTGCGCTGAATCGTATCGAGCAAGTCGATTTTCATCTTAAAAAGGCTTTTGAAAACGGCCTCACGAAGGAAGAACTTGTGGCTGCGATTACGCATATTGCATTTTACGCCGGCTGGCCCACCGCAGCCTCGGGGT harbors:
- a CDS encoding carboxymuconolactone decarboxylase family protein gives rise to the protein MANSSEHKATDDLKAIAPEFAKLTQDFLFGDIWKRPGLSQRDKSLITVTCLVALNRIEQVDFHLKKAFENGLTKEELVAAITHIAFYAGWPTAASGFGHLKKVIDQP